The Pseudomonas sp. GD03919 region AAGCCGATACCGGTGGCCAGAGCGCCCAGACCGATGATGATGGCGGCAGCGATGATGACGAGTTCCATGGTTACTCCTAAAGTTTCAAGGGGTTAAGTTGAGGTTCAAGGTTGCGTTGGGTTTACGGTCACTGTCCGTCAGTGGTGGTCTTCGTGGGCTGCGCTCAGGTAGACGATACTCAGTACCATGAAGATGAAGGCCTGCAGCGGGATCACCAGGATGTGGAAGATCGCCCACGGCACATTCAGGGTCCACTGCACGTAGAACGGCAGCAGGGCGATGAGGATGAACACCACCTCACCGGCATACATGTTGCCGAACAGACGCAGGGCAAGACTCAGCGGCTTGGTCAGCAGGCCGAGGATCTCGAGGAACAGGTTGAAAGGAATTAGCGCCCAGTGATTGAACGGGGTGAACGACAGTTCCTTGGTGAAGCCACCGATGCCCTTGACCTTGATGCTGTAGAAAATGATCAGCAGGAACACGCCCAGGGAGATACCGAAGGTACCGTTGGGGTCAGCGGTGGGAACGATCTTGAAGTACGGCAGGCCCAACAGCGAAGCCAGACCGGGAATGTAGTCGACCGGAATCCACTTCAGGCTGTTCATCAGGAACACCCAGACGAAGATGGTCAGGGCCAGCGGCGCAACCAGCGGGTTCTTGCCGTGGAAGGTGTCCTTGACCATGCCCTCGACGAATTCGATGCACATCTCGGCCATGTTCTGCAGGCCGGCCGGCACACCGGTCACCGCGCGCTTGGCCGCCATGCGGAACAGGGTGACGAAGATCAGGCCCATGAACAGGGACCAGCCCAGGGTGTCCACATTGACAGCCCAGAAGCCCATGGCTTTCACTTCTTCCGGGGTCTGGGCAATGATCCAGCCCTTGTCCGGATGAGCGCCGTAGACCAGGTTCTGCAGGTGATGCTGGATATATTCTGCTGGGGTATCAGCCATAAACGCCTCAAACGGTCCAATGCTTCAGAAAACTTTCATGAGCAGGGGTGCACAGGCTGCTGCCAACAGGGCCAGCAGATAACCGATGAACAGCTGCATCGGTGCAAGTGGTTCAACCCCTACGAACGCCAGTGCAAACAGCACTGCCGTGATAATCCATTTACCCATGGCCCCGGCCCAGATCGACTGGACGATGGCTCGGGCCGAACGCGCGCCAAAATAACGAAAGGCCTTGAATGCAAAATACGCGTTGGCCAACAGGGCGATCAGCCCACCCAACAATGCCGAATAGGCCGCGACCCATCCGCCACTGATGGCAAAAACCACTGCAATTGCAGCCGTCACGATGGCCTGAAAAATCAGGATCGGAAAACCAGGCTGACGATGAAACGGGGCCTTACTCGGGATGCCCATCGACCCCTCCCATAAAGCCGCCGAATCTCGGCTCACAGCCGACAAAATTGCGCGGCGAGTATATGGGCCTGCCTACGCCTGATCAACCGTGCTGTAGTAGCAGTGGACCAGGACTACAGGCTGAATTGTTTCAACGAATGTGCGCCAGTACGCCCTGCAATTCGTCGAGTGAACTGTAGCGGATCACCAGTTGTCCTTTGCCCTTGCTGCCGTGCTTGATCTGTACCGGCGAGCCCAGACGCTCTGCGAGCTTCTGTTCCAGGCGACTGATGTCCGGATCGGCCTTGGCCTTGACCGGGGCCGGTTTGGCACTCAGCCACTGGCGCACCAGCGCCTCGGTCTGACGAACGGTCAGGCCGCGTGCGACAACGTGTCGCGCCGCTTCGACCTGCTGTTCCAGGGGCAAACCGAGCAGCGCACGGGCATGGCCCATCTCCAGATCGCCATGGGCGAGCAGGGTCTTGATCTCTTCGGGCAGGGCAATCAGACGCAGCAGGTTGGTGATGGTGACGCGGGATTTGCCGACGGCATCAGCGACCTGCTGCTGGGTCAGCTCGAATTCCTGCTGCAGGCGCTGCAGGGCCACGGCTTCCTCGATGGGGTTGAGGTCTTCGCGCTGGATGTTCTCGATCAGCGCCATGGCAATGGCGGCTTCATCCGGCAGATCACGGACCATGGCCGGGATCTTGTCCTGACCAGCCAGTTGGCTGGCCCGCCAACGACGTTC contains the following coding sequences:
- the atpB gene encoding F0F1 ATP synthase subunit A; the protein is MADTPAEYIQHHLQNLVYGAHPDKGWIIAQTPEEVKAMGFWAVNVDTLGWSLFMGLIFVTLFRMAAKRAVTGVPAGLQNMAEMCIEFVEGMVKDTFHGKNPLVAPLALTIFVWVFLMNSLKWIPVDYIPGLASLLGLPYFKIVPTADPNGTFGISLGVFLLIIFYSIKVKGIGGFTKELSFTPFNHWALIPFNLFLEILGLLTKPLSLALRLFGNMYAGEVVFILIALLPFYVQWTLNVPWAIFHILVIPLQAFIFMVLSIVYLSAAHEDHH
- a CDS encoding F0F1 ATP synthase subunit I: MGIPSKAPFHRQPGFPILIFQAIVTAAIAVVFAISGGWVAAYSALLGGLIALLANAYFAFKAFRYFGARSARAIVQSIWAGAMGKWIITAVLFALAFVGVEPLAPMQLFIGYLLALLAAACAPLLMKVF
- a CDS encoding ParB/RepB/Spo0J family partition protein; the encoded protein is MAAKKRGLGRGLDALLGGNSVSALQEEAAQVDTRELQYVPLELIQRGKYQPRRDMDQTALEELAASIRAQGVMQPIVLRPIGNGRFEIVAGERRWRASQLAGQDKIPAMVRDLPDEAAIAMALIENIQREDLNPIEEAVALQRLQQEFELTQQQVADAVGKSRVTITNLLRLIALPEEIKTLLAHGDLEMGHARALLGLPLEQQVEAARHVVARGLTVRQTEALVRQWLSAKPAPVKAKADPDISRLEQKLAERLGSPVQIKHGSKGKGQLVIRYSSLDELQGVLAHIR